The following are encoded together in the Mycobacteriales bacterium genome:
- the rodA gene encoding rod shape-determining protein RodA produces MGHAVSDISASTRSAPVSARRESITSRVLDRESYLRKMDWILVGAVAVLCVMGCALVWAAAKPQGLGSSYLKKDLLNVIIGVGLAVVAALVDYRTLRAYTPVLYVASVIGLLAVLSPLGQRINGAHSWISLGGGFEIQPSEFAKVAVILGIAMLCSEKREGSTVPTNQDILFSLGIAGVPVLLILAQPDVGSTMVFAVIIFGMLSLSGISARWIVSMLVAAVLGSLLIAHLHLLHKYQIDRLLSFTHPGAGVESFGLNQHESLLAIGHGGIFGQGLGHGSLTNGQYVPEQPTDFIFSVAGEELGLVGSGLIVILSGVVLWRALRIARLAQDRFGMLVAVGIACWFGFQAFENIGMNLGIMPITGLPLTFVSYGGTSMFASMIAIGLLQNVHIRTAR; encoded by the coding sequence GTGGGCCATGCAGTGAGCGACATCTCGGCCTCGACCCGGTCCGCTCCGGTCAGTGCGCGGCGCGAGTCGATCACGTCGCGGGTGCTCGATCGTGAGTCCTACCTGCGCAAGATGGACTGGATCCTGGTCGGCGCGGTCGCGGTGCTGTGCGTGATGGGCTGCGCGTTGGTGTGGGCCGCGGCCAAGCCGCAGGGCCTCGGCTCGTCGTACCTCAAGAAGGACCTGCTCAACGTCATCATCGGGGTCGGCCTCGCCGTCGTCGCCGCGCTCGTCGACTACCGGACGCTGCGCGCGTACACGCCGGTGTTGTACGTCGCGTCGGTCATCGGGCTGCTCGCGGTGCTGTCACCGCTCGGGCAACGAATCAACGGCGCCCACTCGTGGATCTCGCTCGGTGGCGGCTTCGAGATCCAGCCGTCGGAGTTCGCGAAGGTGGCGGTGATCCTCGGCATCGCCATGCTGTGCTCGGAGAAACGCGAAGGCAGCACGGTCCCGACCAACCAGGACATCCTGTTCAGCCTCGGCATCGCGGGGGTGCCTGTGCTGTTGATCCTCGCCCAGCCCGACGTCGGCTCGACCATGGTCTTCGCCGTGATCATCTTCGGCATGCTGTCGCTGTCCGGGATCTCGGCGCGCTGGATCGTCAGCATGCTGGTCGCCGCGGTCCTCGGATCGCTGTTGATCGCTCATCTGCACCTGCTGCACAAGTACCAGATCGACCGGCTGCTGAGCTTCACGCATCCCGGTGCCGGCGTCGAGAGCTTCGGGCTCAACCAGCACGAGTCTCTGCTCGCGATCGGCCACGGCGGCATCTTCGGGCAGGGGCTCGGGCACGGCTCCCTGACCAACGGCCAGTACGTGCCCGAGCAGCCCACCGACTTCATCTTCTCGGTCGCGGGCGAGGAGCTCGGGCTGGTCGGCTCGGGGCTGATCGTGATCCTCAGCGGCGTCGTGCTCTGGCGGGCGTTGCGGATCGCTCGTCTCGCCCAGGACCGGTTCGGGATGCTGGTCGCGGTGGGCATCGCGTGCTGGTTCGGGTTCCAGGCGTTCGAGAACATCGGGATGAACCTCGGCATCATGCCGATCACCGGCTTGCCGCTGACCTTCGTGTCCTACGGCGGTACGTCGATGTTCGCTTCGATGATCGCGATCGGGCTGTTGCAGAACGTGCACATCCGCACGGCGCGCTGA
- the mreD gene encoding rod shape-determining protein MreD yields MTARRILYRLVIVFVAAVLQVVVVNRLPLPGGRPDLLVLVVVGIALASGAERGAMFGFFAGFVADVLPPAGHIAGRLAFAYTVVGYLAGLADDPEETSVLTTILVVAGGSAAVVLVYSGLGALLGDVRVTAHSTVHSLVFTVVYDVVLAPFVVPFVSAVARRLEPVGAR; encoded by the coding sequence GTGACCGCGCGGCGGATCCTTTACCGACTGGTCATCGTCTTCGTTGCGGCGGTCCTTCAGGTGGTGGTGGTCAACCGGCTGCCGCTGCCGGGCGGCCGACCGGATCTGCTCGTTCTGGTCGTGGTCGGGATCGCGCTGGCATCCGGCGCCGAGCGGGGCGCGATGTTCGGGTTCTTCGCCGGATTTGTCGCGGACGTCCTGCCCCCTGCGGGCCACATCGCCGGCCGGCTCGCCTTCGCCTACACCGTGGTCGGCTACCTCGCCGGCCTGGCCGACGACCCGGAGGAGACCTCTGTCCTCACCACGATCCTGGTCGTGGCCGGCGGGTCAGCAGCGGTCGTGCTGGTCTACTCCGGGCTCGGCGCGCTGCTCGGCGACGTCCGTGTGACCGCGCATTCCACGGTTCATTCGCTCGTCTTCACCGTTGTCTACGATGTGGTACTGGCGCCATTCGTGGTCCCGTTCGTCTCGGCTGTGGCTCGGCGGCTGGAGCCGGTCGGAGCCCGATAG
- a CDS encoding penicillin-binding transpeptidase domain-containing protein, whose protein sequence is MTDRSHLRLVVLSVLVVSLVATLLGRLWYLQVLAAPQFRAEVDSSQVRDVVTQPSRGDVFDDMGRPLIDNKTALVISVDRSALDRQADGGKAVLHRLAKLLHTSYTKLAHETRLCGKNSAGHYVTAPCWGGSPYQPIPVSQLKPDLASTKRALYIAEMQGEYPGVTAQLAAVRNYPRPDGADASAILGYLEPIQAAQLKKLTPAQQNLQRDSVVGATGLEEYYNNYLRGRQGLKRVRVDHLGNVTGTLSVKPPQPGDSIVTNIDAKVQAALEQQLQDAITAARNAGKTADYDAGVVMNVRTGGIIAMSGWPTYQPNHAPPTLTVKQYKKLEHDPGHPLFDKAFEAAAAPGSSFKLISSSGLLWDGTANTYSQYDCSATYNHKHNFEGEVGGMETLHTAIVQSCDTVFYRLARKDWDRDFTLVKEGKKPVEGVQHIAHEYGLGENPDLDLPNAATGHIADRKNQKLAWEAQRKNYCAGAARRAKGTYLQKLDAFDCQDGWEFEPGDQEDEDIGQGTVTVSPLQLAVAYSALANGGKVFEPRVAKAIYSPTGQLIKRIKAPVRDHLSVSTADLNYIRQAMYGVTTENGGTAAGTFQGFPMNKVLVGGKTGTAELTGTNQDGAWFASFAGPAGGKPQYVTVIEVNKANEGAVSAAPYVRKMWEELYGLGGHKALFPNGVPPKKLPTIAPSIGGTVQTHHHSKSSKKSTPGSPPPSPSTTTAGGVPPVLPPELRPWAMQ, encoded by the coding sequence GTGACCGATCGATCCCATCTGCGGCTCGTCGTGCTCAGCGTGCTCGTCGTCTCGCTGGTCGCGACGTTGCTGGGCCGGCTCTGGTACCTGCAGGTGCTTGCGGCGCCGCAGTTCCGCGCAGAGGTCGACAGCAGTCAGGTTCGCGACGTCGTGACCCAGCCGTCCCGCGGCGATGTGTTCGACGACATGGGCCGGCCGCTGATCGACAACAAGACCGCGCTGGTCATCTCGGTCGACCGCTCGGCACTCGACCGGCAAGCGGACGGTGGCAAGGCGGTGCTGCACCGGCTGGCGAAGCTGTTGCACACGTCGTACACGAAGCTCGCGCACGAGACCCGGCTGTGCGGGAAGAACTCGGCGGGGCACTACGTCACTGCGCCGTGCTGGGGCGGTTCGCCGTACCAGCCGATTCCGGTCAGCCAGCTCAAGCCGGACCTCGCCTCGACCAAGCGTGCGCTCTACATCGCAGAGATGCAGGGGGAGTACCCCGGCGTGACCGCGCAGCTTGCCGCGGTGCGGAACTACCCACGACCCGACGGCGCGGACGCGAGCGCGATCCTCGGTTACCTCGAGCCGATTCAGGCCGCGCAACTGAAGAAGCTGACCCCGGCGCAGCAGAACCTGCAGCGCGACAGCGTCGTCGGCGCGACCGGCCTCGAGGAGTACTACAACAACTACCTGCGCGGCCGGCAGGGCTTGAAGCGAGTACGCGTCGACCATCTCGGCAACGTCACCGGGACACTCAGCGTCAAGCCGCCGCAGCCCGGCGACAGCATCGTCACGAACATCGACGCCAAGGTGCAGGCCGCGTTGGAGCAGCAGCTCCAGGACGCGATCACGGCCGCACGCAACGCGGGCAAGACCGCGGACTACGACGCCGGCGTCGTGATGAACGTGCGCACGGGCGGCATCATCGCGATGTCGGGCTGGCCGACGTATCAGCCGAACCATGCGCCACCGACGCTGACGGTGAAGCAGTACAAGAAGCTCGAGCACGATCCGGGCCACCCGTTGTTCGACAAGGCCTTCGAGGCTGCTGCAGCACCTGGCTCAAGCTTCAAACTGATCTCGTCGTCCGGTTTGCTGTGGGACGGCACCGCGAACACCTACAGCCAGTACGACTGCTCGGCGACGTACAACCACAAGCACAACTTCGAGGGCGAAGTCGGGGGCATGGAGACCCTGCACACCGCCATCGTGCAGTCCTGCGACACCGTGTTCTACCGCCTTGCGCGCAAGGACTGGGATCGGGACTTCACTCTGGTCAAGGAGGGCAAGAAGCCGGTCGAGGGCGTGCAGCACATCGCGCACGAGTATGGGCTCGGCGAGAACCCCGACCTCGACCTGCCCAACGCGGCAACCGGCCACATCGCCGACCGCAAGAACCAGAAGCTCGCCTGGGAGGCCCAGCGCAAGAACTACTGCGCGGGCGCGGCGCGGCGGGCGAAGGGGACCTACCTGCAGAAGCTCGACGCGTTCGACTGTCAGGACGGATGGGAGTTCGAGCCCGGCGACCAGGAGGACGAGGACATCGGGCAGGGCACCGTGACCGTCTCACCGCTTCAGCTCGCCGTTGCCTACTCGGCACTCGCCAACGGCGGCAAGGTCTTCGAGCCGCGGGTGGCGAAGGCGATCTACAGCCCGACCGGGCAGTTGATCAAGCGGATCAAGGCGCCGGTCCGCGACCATCTATCCGTGAGCACGGCCGACCTCAACTACATCCGGCAGGCGATGTACGGCGTCACCACCGAGAACGGTGGAACCGCCGCCGGCACGTTCCAGGGTTTCCCGATGAACAAGGTCCTCGTCGGTGGCAAGACCGGCACCGCCGAGCTGACCGGAACCAACCAGGACGGCGCCTGGTTCGCGTCGTTCGCCGGGCCCGCCGGAGGCAAGCCGCAGTACGTCACCGTCATCGAGGTGAACAAGGCCAACGAGGGTGCGGTGAGCGCGGCTCCGTACGTGCGCAAGATGTGGGAGGAGCTCTACGGTCTCGGCGGGCACAAGGCGCTGTTCCCGAACGGTGTGCCGCCGAAGAAGCTGCCGACGATCGCGCCGAGCATCGGCGGGACGGTACAGACCCACCACCACTCGAAGTCGAGCAAGAAGTCGACCCCGGGCTCGCCGCCACCGTCGCCGAGCACGACCACGGCGGGCGGCGTACCGCCGGTGCTGCCGCCCGAGCTGCGGCCGTGGGCCATGCAGTGA
- the mreC gene encoding rod shape-determining protein MreC — protein MLTILLLAAFTLITLDYRSGTLNGVRNVAEDVFGPIEDVVDDVTHPIGSWFSSVGHLGSYKHQNQQLKNEIAKLQSQLHLTALQQQELHQLQGIFKLASIAQYRVVASRVTAFGGGLGSDQTVTIDRGSANGIAVNETVIDGDGLVGRTITVGRNTSTVLLADDPTFAAGARLSAKQLEAGKVQGNGVNQPMTLTLYSTTVRPQVNEDVVTLGDQNNTPFVPEVPIGQITKVSPPNGGLAQSATVKPFVDFNAIDVVAVVTHAPSSVKHDSLLPHPPKPTPTVTVTTTVTATPGQPPPSSPPASGGSSPAVPPSKSSSP, from the coding sequence GTGCTGACGATCCTGCTGCTGGCCGCCTTCACCCTGATCACGCTCGACTACCGCTCGGGCACGCTCAACGGCGTTCGCAACGTCGCCGAGGACGTCTTCGGGCCGATCGAAGATGTGGTCGACGACGTCACCCACCCGATCGGCTCCTGGTTCTCCTCGGTCGGCCACCTCGGCAGCTACAAGCACCAGAACCAGCAGCTGAAGAACGAGATCGCCAAGCTGCAGTCGCAGCTGCACCTCACCGCGTTGCAACAGCAGGAGCTGCACCAGCTGCAGGGGATCTTCAAGCTGGCGAGCATCGCGCAGTACCGCGTCGTGGCGTCGCGGGTCACCGCCTTCGGCGGCGGGCTCGGCAGCGACCAGACGGTCACGATCGACCGCGGCAGCGCGAACGGAATCGCGGTCAACGAGACGGTCATCGACGGCGACGGGCTGGTCGGCCGCACGATCACGGTCGGGCGCAACACGTCGACCGTTCTGCTCGCCGATGATCCGACCTTCGCCGCCGGTGCGCGGCTCTCCGCGAAGCAGCTCGAGGCGGGCAAGGTGCAGGGCAACGGCGTCAACCAGCCGATGACGCTGACCCTCTACAGCACGACCGTGCGCCCGCAGGTCAACGAGGATGTCGTCACTCTCGGCGACCAGAACAACACGCCGTTCGTGCCTGAGGTGCCGATCGGCCAGATCACCAAGGTCTCGCCGCCGAACGGCGGGCTCGCGCAGAGTGCGACGGTCAAGCCGTTCGTCGACTTCAACGCGATCGACGTCGTCGCCGTCGTCACCCACGCGCCGTCGTCGGTGAAGCACGACAGCCTGCTGCCGCACCCGCCGAAGCCCACACCCACCGTCACCGTGACCACCACGGTGACCGCGACTCCGGGCCAGCCGCCACCGTCGTCACCACCGGCGAGCGGCGGATCATCACCGGCCGTGCCGCCGTCGAAGTCCTCGAGCCCGTGA